From the genome of Phyllostomus discolor isolate MPI-MPIP mPhyDis1 chromosome 12, mPhyDis1.pri.v3, whole genome shotgun sequence, one region includes:
- the LOC114510811 gene encoding zinc finger protein 239-like encodes MHMRKFTLQRGLMCVVNVGNLLREKVSLTLIRKFTLEKGLISAVNVGNILREKINSHQRLHTGERLNKCGECGKYFTHSSTLRKHQKVHTVEKPYECRECGKYFKRKDNFNSHHRVHTGERPYTCGECGKSFTHSSTLCKHQRVHSGERPYECSECGKFFTRSSSLHYHHRIHIGERPYKCSKCKKSFARSSELSKHHRVHIGEKP; translated from the coding sequence ATGCACATGAGAAAGTTCACATTGCAGAGAGGCCTTATGTGTGTAGtaaatgtgggaaatcttttaagaGAAAAGGTATCTTTAACTCTCATCAgaaagttcacactggagaaaggccttatcagtgcagtgaatgtgggaaatattttaagagaaaagattAATTCTCATCAGAgacttcacactggagaaaggcttAATAAatgtggtgaatgtgggaaataTTTTACCCATAGCTCTACCCTGCGTAAACATCAGAAAGTTCACACTGTAGAAAAGCCCTATGAGTGCCGTGAATGTGGGaagtattttaagagaaaagataACTTTAATTCTCATCACAGAGTACACACTGGAGAAAGACCTTATACatgtggtgaatgtgggaaatcttttacccaCAGCTCTACCCTGTGTAAACATCAGAGAGTTCACagtggagaaaggccttatgagtgcagtgaatgtggaaaattTTTTACACGTAGCTCATCCCTCCATTATCATCACAGAATTCACAttggagaaaggccttataagTGCAGTAAGTGCAAAAAATCTTTTGCCCGTAGCTCTGAACTTAGTAAACATCATAGAGTTCATATTGGAGAAAAGCCTTAG